Proteins encoded in a region of the Glycine soja cultivar W05 unplaced genomic scaffold, ASM419377v2 Super-Scaffold_78, whole genome shotgun sequence genome:
- the LOC114404074 gene encoding uncharacterized protein LOC114404074, whose product MNRVFHPYLDSFVVVFIDYILVYSKTREEHEEPLRIVLHTLKDRQLYAKLSKCEFWLEKVGFLGNVISQGGIVVDPSKIEVVLKWESPKFVFEIKSFLGLAGYYRRFIEGFSKLALPLTKLTRKGQAFVWDTQCEHSFQILKERLTTAPVLVLPNPR is encoded by the coding sequence ATGAATAGAGTTTTTCACCCTTACCTTGATAGTTTTGTGGTAGTATTCATAGATTATATTTTAGTATACTCCAAGACTAGAGAGGAACATGAAGAACCtctgaggattgtgttgcatacccTTAAGGACCGACAACTctatgctaagttgtccaagtgtgagttCTGGTTAGAGAAAGTTGGTTTCCTAGGGAATGTGATATCTCAAGGGGGTATAGTTGTGGATCCCTCTAAGATAGAAGTTGTTCTTAAGTGGGAGAGTCCTAAGTTTGTTTttgagattaagagttttttggGCTTAGCAGGATATTACCGGAGATTCATAGAAGGTTTTTCCAAGTTGGCTCTACCTTTAACTAAACTGACTCGTaagggtcaagcttttgtgtgggataCCCAATGTGAGCATAGTTTCCAGATCCTTAAGGAAAGATTGACGACCGCTCCAGTGCTAGTTTTGCCTAACCCGAGATAA